In Streptomyces sp. NBC_01381, a genomic segment contains:
- a CDS encoding phosphotransferase, protein MSRRLPSAEFLDLIHPYTGDVSDAQPTARGFSSDVLTLIDGDLGRFFVKGIKNRAGGRRDSIVRERLINEAVQPLSPRLLWHAENDPWIALGFELVNGRPSNFAPGSADLPAVVQLMNKIEEVALPTVARDWPETRWDRFAADQDDAALFKGDSLVHGDINPSNLLVGDAGSWVVDWAWPTKGSALIDPALLVLQLIAAGHSPEGAESWVSQCAAWSKSDPATIDAFAVANVRMYRKRAKRFPDQTWLGAMETTAQAWVDYRQGAPRR, encoded by the coding sequence ATGAGCCGTCGCCTCCCCAGTGCCGAGTTCTTGGATCTCATCCATCCCTACACGGGAGACGTCTCCGACGCGCAGCCCACGGCGCGGGGATTCAGCTCTGACGTCCTCACGTTGATCGATGGCGACCTAGGGCGCTTCTTCGTCAAGGGGATCAAGAACCGGGCTGGGGGGCGGCGGGACTCCATCGTCAGAGAGCGGCTGATCAACGAAGCCGTGCAGCCGCTCTCCCCCCGCCTCCTCTGGCACGCGGAGAATGATCCGTGGATCGCACTTGGCTTCGAGCTGGTGAACGGCCGACCGAGCAACTTCGCGCCAGGCTCCGCCGATCTTCCCGCCGTCGTTCAGCTCATGAACAAGATCGAGGAAGTCGCACTGCCGACCGTGGCCAGAGACTGGCCAGAGACCCGATGGGACCGCTTCGCGGCGGACCAAGATGACGCCGCACTGTTCAAGGGTGACAGCCTCGTCCACGGGGACATCAACCCGAGCAACCTTCTCGTCGGGGATGCCGGCTCATGGGTCGTCGACTGGGCATGGCCCACGAAGGGAAGCGCGTTGATCGACCCCGCGCTACTCGTCCTGCAGCTCATCGCGGCGGGCCACAGCCCGGAGGGTGCGGAATCGTGGGTGTCGCAATGCGCTGCGTGGTCGAAGTCCGATCCTGCGACGATCGATGCCTTCGCCGTGGCCAACGTGCGGATGTACCGCAAGAGGGCCAAGCGATTCCCTGACCAGACATGGCTTGGCGCCATGGAGACGACCGCTCAAGCGTGGGTCGACTACAGGCAGGGAGCGCCTCGTCGGTAG
- a CDS encoding BTAD domain-containing putative transcriptional regulator: protein MTVTECPAVCDDAPPALRLRLLGGFQLSRDEGGGAVPVGVPASGQQLIALLALRGSATRSALAGTLWPDVTEERARACLRTAIWRLNGASSVVADAGSGVLSLDRRVRMDIQDFTTTAHHILAAPAEGTGAACASLLGMGELLPGWYQEWVVFERERLHQLRLHALEALSARLVAQEQYAPALEAALESTRIDPLRESAHRAVVSVHLAENNLAEAVRHFKAFRGLLRTELGIEPSAQFFTMVRHVLM, encoded by the coding sequence ATGACCGTCACGGAATGTCCGGCGGTGTGCGACGACGCACCACCCGCTCTGCGGCTGCGGCTGCTCGGGGGATTCCAGCTCAGCCGCGACGAGGGCGGGGGCGCCGTGCCGGTCGGCGTCCCCGCCAGCGGGCAGCAGCTGATCGCCCTGCTCGCGCTGCGCGGCTCGGCGACGCGGTCGGCCCTCGCGGGGACGCTGTGGCCCGATGTCACCGAGGAACGCGCGCGGGCCTGTCTGCGGACCGCCATCTGGCGCCTCAACGGCGCGAGTTCGGTGGTCGCGGACGCAGGGTCCGGGGTGCTCTCGCTGGACCGGCGCGTCCGGATGGACATCCAGGACTTCACCACCACGGCACACCACATTCTCGCGGCCCCGGCGGAGGGAACCGGGGCCGCGTGCGCCTCGCTGCTCGGCATGGGCGAGCTGCTGCCCGGCTGGTACCAGGAGTGGGTGGTGTTCGAGCGGGAGCGGCTGCACCAGCTGCGGCTGCACGCCCTGGAGGCGCTGTCGGCGCGGCTCGTCGCCCAGGAGCAGTACGCGCCCGCCCTGGAGGCCGCTCTGGAGAGCACCCGGATCGACCCGCTGCGCGAGAGCGCGCACCGCGCGGTCGTCTCGGTGCACCTCGCCGAGAACAACCTCGCGGAGGCGGTACGGCACTTCAAGGCCTTCCGCGGGCTGCTCCGTACGGAACTCGGCATCGAGCCGTCGGCGCAGTTCTTCACGATGGTGCGCCATGTGCTGATGTGA
- a CDS encoding AAA family ATPase has protein sequence MTSGNTLNGHVHNPAFAGRTHELAVLQEEFRQACDGVPRLVLIDGPGGIGKTALIRRFLDTAGDACVLQASGEENESGLPCGVLAQFVGQSPIPLPDCLGSLVRVPRSAPGTLPPLAAGFGLLDLLSELQDKGPVILVLDDAHWADSASLNALTFALRRLRVDKVLAIVTARDPAAPQLPDGIRRLLGDVRTRRIPLEGLSPDELGSLSVQLGTDRLPHSASVRLHDHTHGNPLHARALLDQVPDRVLRDVATPLPAPRSYAMLVLANLAECGPQALRLVQAVSILGLSSPLVVAASLARVPAPLPALERAVKAGLLRELPAGTAPEIAFPHPLVHAAVYQDIGPAHRAALHTRAAALVGDEYSSLRHRVLAATGPDEHLAAALAACARREAATGQWAVAGTHLRHASRVATTDQERDRLAVEAVEALLLDGRVHESAELAAGLPETADPALRGYVRGYVARVQGRMEQAQTLLVDAWDQCDRENDPSLAARAAEQLSYAAVMRGRAADAARWAERAQRLSTLQGPSRMLRFNHLLALGLSGFAQKGIELAGELPDPLLVPPSSIDLLLARGQLRLWSDDLQGARCDLLGAVASCRRGTVPLRLLSASALAHTLHRLGDWDEALIHAEASASIADDTEQSWLKPVTHAIACWILSARGEWERASVHLRLALDAPGCDESALAFAYAASAHGLFAEARAEPERVVEALRPLLGFASHDGVNEPGVVAWRELIVDALIHLGEFDEAEAVLLPYEERAAARGRHSALAAAARVRGNLHAARRETDRAQASFLRAHDQAAQVPSPFGRARVELDHGAFLRRIGRRSVAVEQLHAAYTTMRALGAAPYLARCERELDACGRAAPPRPAQEPADAGPAADGLTPQELAVARLASQGLTNRQIATALALSVKTIEYHLGHTYTKLGITSRIGLVSHFSPQEHRASS, from the coding sequence ATGACGTCCGGGAACACGCTGAACGGCCATGTCCACAATCCGGCGTTCGCCGGTCGCACACACGAACTCGCCGTGCTCCAGGAGGAGTTCCGGCAGGCGTGCGACGGTGTGCCGCGCCTCGTGCTGATCGACGGGCCCGGCGGGATCGGCAAGACCGCGCTGATCCGCAGGTTCCTGGACACGGCGGGCGACGCCTGTGTGCTGCAGGCCAGCGGTGAGGAGAACGAGAGCGGGCTGCCGTGCGGGGTGCTCGCCCAGTTCGTCGGGCAGAGCCCCATCCCGCTGCCGGACTGCCTCGGATCGCTGGTCCGCGTGCCCCGCTCGGCCCCCGGCACGCTGCCGCCGCTCGCGGCCGGCTTCGGGCTGCTCGACCTGCTGAGCGAGCTCCAGGACAAGGGGCCGGTCATCCTCGTCCTCGACGACGCGCACTGGGCGGACTCCGCGTCCCTGAACGCGCTGACGTTCGCACTGCGGCGGCTCCGCGTCGACAAGGTCCTTGCCATCGTGACGGCACGGGACCCGGCCGCGCCCCAACTGCCGGACGGCATCCGCCGTCTGCTCGGTGACGTGCGCACCCGCCGGATCCCTCTCGAAGGGCTCAGCCCCGACGAACTCGGCTCGCTCAGTGTCCAGTTGGGCACCGACCGGCTCCCGCACTCCGCCTCCGTACGGCTCCACGACCACACGCACGGCAACCCGCTGCACGCCCGCGCCCTGCTCGACCAGGTGCCGGACCGTGTCCTGCGGGACGTGGCGACGCCGCTGCCCGCCCCACGTTCGTACGCCATGCTGGTGCTCGCCAATCTCGCGGAGTGCGGACCCCAGGCGCTGCGGCTCGTGCAGGCGGTCAGCATTCTCGGGCTCTCCAGCCCGCTGGTCGTGGCCGCATCGCTCGCGCGGGTGCCCGCTCCGCTGCCCGCGCTCGAACGGGCCGTCAAGGCAGGGCTGTTGCGGGAACTGCCCGCCGGGACCGCCCCCGAGATCGCCTTCCCGCACCCCCTGGTGCACGCCGCCGTCTACCAGGACATCGGCCCCGCCCACCGGGCCGCCCTGCACACCCGTGCCGCGGCGCTGGTCGGCGACGAGTACTCGAGCCTGCGCCACCGGGTGCTCGCCGCCACGGGCCCCGACGAACACCTCGCCGCCGCGCTCGCCGCATGCGCGAGGCGGGAGGCCGCCACCGGGCAGTGGGCGGTCGCGGGAACGCATCTGCGGCACGCGTCGCGCGTCGCGACGACCGACCAGGAGCGCGACCGGCTCGCCGTCGAAGCCGTCGAGGCGCTGCTGCTCGACGGCAGGGTGCACGAGTCGGCCGAACTCGCCGCGGGACTGCCGGAGACCGCGGATCCCGCGCTGCGGGGCTATGTCCGCGGCTATGTGGCGCGCGTCCAGGGACGTATGGAGCAGGCGCAGACGCTGCTGGTCGACGCCTGGGACCAGTGCGACCGCGAGAACGACCCCTCGCTGGCCGCGCGGGCCGCCGAGCAGTTGAGCTACGCCGCCGTGATGCGGGGGCGGGCCGCCGACGCCGCCCGGTGGGCGGAACGCGCGCAGCGCCTGTCCACCCTGCAGGGGCCGAGCCGGATGCTGCGCTTCAACCACCTGCTCGCCCTTGGCCTGAGCGGATTCGCCCAGAAGGGCATCGAGCTCGCAGGCGAGCTGCCCGATCCGCTGCTCGTGCCCCCGTCGAGCATCGATCTCCTGTTGGCACGGGGGCAGTTGAGGCTGTGGTCGGACGATCTGCAGGGTGCCCGCTGCGACCTGCTCGGGGCGGTGGCGAGCTGCCGCAGGGGGACCGTGCCGCTGCGGCTGCTCTCGGCGTCGGCGCTCGCCCACACCCTGCATCGGCTCGGCGACTGGGACGAGGCACTGATCCACGCGGAGGCGTCCGCGTCGATCGCCGACGACACCGAGCAGTCGTGGCTCAAGCCCGTCACGCACGCCATCGCCTGCTGGATCCTGTCGGCGCGCGGCGAGTGGGAGCGGGCTTCGGTGCATCTGCGGCTCGCCCTTGACGCGCCCGGCTGCGACGAGAGCGCGCTGGCGTTCGCGTACGCGGCGTCGGCGCACGGCCTCTTCGCCGAGGCACGCGCGGAACCGGAGCGGGTCGTCGAGGCGCTGCGGCCGCTCCTCGGGTTCGCCTCGCACGACGGGGTGAACGAGCCGGGCGTGGTGGCCTGGCGTGAGCTGATCGTCGACGCGCTGATCCACCTGGGCGAGTTCGACGAGGCCGAGGCCGTGCTCCTGCCGTACGAGGAGCGGGCGGCGGCCCGGGGGCGGCACTCGGCGCTCGCCGCGGCGGCGCGGGTGCGCGGAAACCTGCACGCGGCGCGCCGCGAGACCGACCGCGCCCAGGCGTCCTTCCTGCGCGCCCACGACCAGGCCGCGCAAGTGCCATCGCCCTTCGGCCGGGCCCGCGTTGAACTCGACCACGGGGCGTTCCTGCGCCGGATCGGCCGCCGCTCGGTCGCCGTGGAGCAGCTGCACGCCGCGTACACCACGATGCGCGCCCTGGGTGCCGCCCCCTACTTGGCGCGCTGCGAACGGGAGTTGGACGCCTGCGGCCGGGCCGCACCGCCGCGGCCCGCCCAGGAGCCGGCGGATGCCGGACCCGCCGCCGACGGACTCACCCCGCAGGAGCTCGCCGTCGCGCGCCTGGCGTCGCAGGGCCTGACCAACCGGCAGATCGCCACCGCGCTCGCGCTGAGCGTCAAGACCATCGAGTACCACCTGGGCCACACGTACACGAAGCTCGGCATCACCTCCCGTATCGGGCTCGTGAGCCACTTCTCGCCGCAGGAACACCGCGCGTCGTCGTAG
- a CDS encoding helix-turn-helix transcriptional regulator: protein MTTDAASSRPLAHPERAEIRLEGVLHALSDPIRLLIVRQLAGDGAGAGPGLSCSQIELPVTKSTSTHHYRVLRESGVIQQIYRGTAKLNELRRDDLDALFPGLLGSILGAATAQAERPVVLS from the coding sequence ATGACTACCGACGCAGCGAGCAGTCGACCGCTCGCTCACCCCGAGCGGGCGGAGATCCGGCTCGAAGGCGTGCTGCACGCGCTGTCGGACCCCATCCGGCTGCTGATCGTCCGGCAGTTGGCCGGCGACGGTGCGGGCGCGGGCCCCGGGCTCTCCTGTTCGCAGATCGAGCTGCCCGTCACGAAGTCCACGAGCACGCATCACTACCGGGTGCTCCGCGAGAGCGGCGTGATCCAGCAGATCTACCGCGGGACGGCCAAGCTGAACGAGCTGCGCCGCGACGACCTGGACGCCCTCTTCCCGGGGCTGCTCGGCAGCATCCTCGGCGCGGCCACCGCCCAGGCCGAGCGGCCCGTCGTGCTGAGCTGA
- a CDS encoding DUF2637 domain-containing protein — translation MKARLRRVDPILIQAVIAAALSFAHIHDIAEAAGQTGWKAWAYPVSVDFLMVMVMAWKRIRTPDVPKRAAWFWLLTFLAASLGANIATAGVLDIENLPVELRVLVAGWPAVAFLGGSLLVHTRMAPAGAGDVQAVDEEPKMPAGEPCTEPVEMPILVSHREAAEALGVAEETVPGLRRAGLPDAEELLDDPAWVKWRGGRAHHYEAG, via the coding sequence ATGAAAGCCCGACTGCGCCGCGTCGACCCGATCCTGATTCAGGCCGTCATTGCTGCCGCCCTCTCCTTCGCTCATATCCACGACATCGCGGAGGCTGCAGGGCAGACGGGATGGAAGGCGTGGGCATACCCGGTATCCGTCGACTTCCTGATGGTGATGGTGATGGCGTGGAAGCGGATCCGGACCCCCGACGTTCCGAAGCGCGCGGCGTGGTTCTGGCTCCTGACGTTCCTCGCTGCCTCGCTCGGCGCCAACATCGCGACGGCCGGAGTCCTGGACATAGAGAACCTGCCCGTGGAGCTCCGCGTCCTCGTCGCTGGCTGGCCGGCGGTGGCGTTCCTTGGGGGCTCGCTCCTCGTCCACACGCGGATGGCTCCGGCGGGCGCGGGTGACGTCCAGGCCGTCGATGAGGAGCCGAAGATGCCCGCTGGCGAGCCCTGCACGGAGCCCGTGGAGATGCCGATCCTCGTCTCACACCGAGAGGCTGCTGAAGCTCTAGGCGTGGCTGAGGAGACGGTCCCCGGCCTGCGTCGGGCCGGGCTGCCGGACGCGGAGGAGCTGCTCGATGATCCGGCTTGGGTGAAGTGGCGGGGTGGGCGCGCGCACCACTACGAGGCGGGGTGA
- a CDS encoding caspase family protein — MNDLHYAVVVGINRYPAIGDLQGARGDACRFHDWLVDPGGGAVPAANVHLVTASEEDERTDDFLSAVPTRDYVDRALYRSHTAVGKAVRARPEEEQSDAWRATRLYVFLAGHGFSPSNNSDAALLMANAARDYMGSHIAVRQYLNWYESASPFHEVVFLADCCRTRFGGVEAFAPPFTGSTEAPEDVDYFVGFATSLGDPAYEEQIADRDGARGHFTTAVLEGLRGASATPAGTVTSDGLANYVTTSVRARTGGALVPQQARFITGASAPMVFTRGVEDPSAPVTLRFPEGFRGWVQLRGGAPGEPPIRLHVDAAESVEKLKPGMYRAMPESVNAVDFRDGGFFEVMTGGGNGVQL; from the coding sequence ATGAACGACCTGCACTACGCAGTGGTCGTCGGCATCAACCGATACCCGGCCATCGGCGACCTACAGGGGGCACGGGGCGACGCCTGCCGGTTCCACGACTGGCTCGTCGACCCCGGGGGAGGCGCCGTGCCCGCGGCCAATGTCCATCTGGTCACCGCGAGCGAGGAGGACGAGCGCACCGACGACTTCCTGAGCGCCGTGCCGACCCGGGACTACGTCGACCGGGCGCTCTACCGTTCGCACACGGCCGTGGGGAAGGCCGTCAGGGCCAGGCCTGAGGAGGAGCAGTCCGACGCATGGCGGGCGACCAGGCTCTACGTCTTCCTGGCGGGGCACGGGTTCTCACCGTCCAACAACAGCGACGCGGCGCTGCTCATGGCCAACGCCGCGCGGGACTACATGGGCAGCCACATCGCCGTACGCCAGTATCTGAACTGGTACGAGTCGGCGTCGCCGTTCCACGAGGTGGTCTTCCTCGCCGACTGCTGCCGCACCCGCTTCGGCGGCGTGGAAGCCTTCGCCCCGCCCTTCACCGGAAGCACCGAGGCACCCGAGGACGTCGACTACTTCGTCGGCTTCGCGACATCGCTCGGCGACCCCGCCTACGAGGAGCAGATCGCCGACCGCGACGGGGCAAGGGGGCACTTCACGACCGCGGTCCTGGAAGGGCTGCGCGGCGCGAGCGCCACCCCGGCGGGCACGGTCACCTCCGACGGCCTCGCCAACTACGTCACGACATCGGTGCGGGCCAGGACCGGGGGCGCGCTGGTGCCGCAGCAGGCCAGGTTCATCACGGGCGCAAGCGCCCCGATGGTCTTCACGCGGGGTGTGGAGGATCCGTCGGCCCCGGTGACGCTGCGCTTCCCCGAAGGCTTCCGCGGCTGGGTGCAGCTGCGGGGCGGCGCCCCCGGCGAACCACCGATCAGGCTGCACGTCGACGCGGCGGAAAGCGTCGAGAAGCTCAAGCCCGGGATGTACCGCGCCATGCCGGAGAGCGTGAACGCGGTGGACTTCCGGGACGGCGGATTCTTCGAGGTAATGACAGGCGGTGGCAATGGTGTCCAGCTCTGA
- a CDS encoding radical SAM protein has protein sequence MTAPVVEKSSLPAQRKGAGFLWLDLTRKCQLKCLHCLNGSGPDGHHGEMAREDWIRVIDEGAASGVRAVQLFGGEPLLHPNSLELADHALSCGLAVEVYSNLVHVPDTWWDVLQREGASLATSYYSDNPEEHNTITGRQSHARTRANISQAVTLGIPIRVGIIDCGGGQRVEAARRELTAMGVERIKTDAVRPFGRAACGQEPSTSGLCGRCGDGRASIGPDGKVSPCVFSTWLSVGNVLNGSLADILNGDDMAAAGVLISSSVIRMGGNGGDDDDDDDNDDECSPGFPGSECTPRN, from the coding sequence GTGACAGCACCAGTAGTTGAGAAGTCGTCCTTACCCGCGCAGCGGAAAGGAGCGGGCTTCCTGTGGTTGGACTTGACCCGGAAGTGCCAGCTGAAGTGCCTTCACTGCCTCAATGGGTCAGGGCCCGACGGTCACCACGGGGAGATGGCCCGCGAGGACTGGATCAGGGTCATCGACGAGGGCGCCGCGAGTGGTGTTCGGGCGGTGCAACTGTTCGGTGGCGAGCCCCTTCTCCACCCCAACTCACTCGAACTCGCAGACCATGCCCTGAGCTGCGGACTCGCGGTTGAGGTGTACAGCAACCTCGTCCACGTCCCGGATACCTGGTGGGACGTCCTCCAACGCGAGGGCGCCTCTCTCGCCACGTCGTACTACTCGGACAACCCCGAGGAACACAACACGATCACGGGCCGGCAGAGCCACGCCCGGACACGAGCCAACATCAGCCAGGCCGTCACCCTCGGCATCCCGATCCGTGTCGGGATCATCGACTGTGGCGGAGGCCAGCGCGTCGAAGCAGCGCGCCGCGAACTGACCGCCATGGGAGTGGAGAGGATCAAGACGGACGCAGTTCGTCCCTTTGGGCGGGCAGCGTGCGGGCAGGAGCCGAGCACGTCCGGGCTGTGCGGTCGGTGCGGTGACGGTCGTGCGTCCATCGGCCCTGACGGCAAGGTGTCACCGTGCGTCTTCTCGACGTGGTTGAGTGTCGGCAACGTCCTCAACGGCTCGTTGGCAGACATCCTCAACGGCGACGACATGGCCGCAGCAGGAGTCCTCATCAGCTCGTCCGTCATCCGCATGGGCGGCAACGGCGGGGATGACGACGACGATGACGACAACGACGATGAGTGCTCGCCCGGATTCCCGGGAAGTGAGTGCACTCCCCGGAACTAG
- a CDS encoding NADH:flavin oxidoreductase/NADH oxidase: MSTLFEPYTLRSLTIPNRVWMAPMCQYSAEVFGPNAGVANDWHFAHYAARATGGTGLIILEASAVSPEGRISPADLGIWNDTQVTALRRITDFVKSQGSRVGIQIAHAGRKASTDRPWKGGAPIAPDAEEGWQPLAPSPLPFDERHTVPTELTTNQIQEVVDQFAAAAQRALDAGFDVVEVHGAHGYLIGEFLSPHSNQRTDEYGGSFEGRTRFALEVVDAVRKVWPEDKPLFFRISATDWLEQNGWTPDDTVRFARLLKDHGVDLLDVSTGGNATGVRMPIGPGYQVPFAARVKAETDLPVAAVGLITEPAQAEKILANGEADAVLLGRELLRDPYWARRTARELGGTVQTPDQYGRA, translated from the coding sequence GTGAGCACACTGTTCGAGCCCTACACCCTGCGATCGCTGACCATTCCCAACCGCGTGTGGATGGCGCCGATGTGCCAGTACTCGGCAGAGGTGTTCGGGCCGAACGCCGGCGTCGCCAACGACTGGCACTTCGCCCACTACGCGGCGCGCGCCACGGGCGGCACCGGCCTCATCATCCTGGAGGCGTCCGCGGTCTCCCCCGAGGGCCGCATCTCCCCCGCCGACCTCGGCATCTGGAACGACACGCAGGTCACCGCGCTGCGCCGGATCACGGACTTCGTGAAGAGCCAGGGCAGCCGTGTCGGTATCCAGATCGCCCACGCAGGACGCAAGGCAAGCACCGACCGCCCCTGGAAGGGCGGCGCACCGATCGCCCCGGACGCGGAGGAGGGCTGGCAGCCGCTTGCCCCGAGCCCGCTGCCGTTCGACGAGCGCCACACGGTACCGACGGAGCTGACCACCAATCAGATCCAGGAGGTGGTGGACCAGTTCGCGGCAGCCGCCCAGCGCGCCCTGGACGCGGGCTTCGACGTCGTCGAAGTGCACGGCGCGCACGGCTACTTGATCGGCGAGTTCCTCTCCCCGCACAGCAATCAGCGCACCGACGAGTACGGCGGCTCCTTCGAGGGCCGTACCCGATTCGCCCTCGAAGTCGTCGACGCCGTACGCAAGGTGTGGCCCGAGGACAAGCCCCTCTTCTTCCGCATCTCGGCCACCGACTGGCTGGAGCAGAACGGCTGGACCCCGGACGACACCGTCCGCTTCGCCCGGCTCCTCAAGGACCACGGCGTCGACCTCCTGGACGTCTCCACCGGCGGCAACGCGACAGGCGTCCGCATGCCGATAGGCCCCGGCTACCAGGTCCCCTTCGCCGCCCGCGTCAAGGCCGAGACCGACCTCCCGGTCGCCGCCGTCGGCCTGATCACGGAACCGGCACAGGCCGAGAAGATCCTCGCGAACGGCGAGGCGGACGCGGTCCTCCTGGGCCGCGAACTCCTCCGTGATCCGTACTGGGCACGGCGCACGGCCCGGGAACTCGGCGGCACGGTACAGACGCCGGATCAGTACGGCCGCGCCTGA
- a CDS encoding helix-turn-helix domain-containing protein: protein MSSLRENVRDLRRRAGWSQEELANEANLSVGTIRKIEQGGDARVETLHMIARALGTTTSSLFATESPDPVHASAGDGPKLTELRRALMPPIGLAEVLTEPEQAAGLPSIQRDIDDSHSLYHADRYDSVAKKLPGILRAAEAAVILSEEGEAHQRAIITRASAFLLAGKYLTQVRRYDMAYHALSQGIRDARETGQVQIAATGVVGMGWLLLRQDRFDEAERLATVTAAEVEPRISSASPGELAVWGELLQRVASAAMRNNRPDVAREARRMTATAASALNEEHVNFHEHWTTFGPVTAEAKAIEDLALIGDARGVLRRADEGPVGRKAVKRFGRPSANNWDRHRLDVAYAHARLGSHQDSMEELNTILRTSPEWLKHQSMARYVMLDILAHRKRTLTQDMRRMAAHLGVTG, encoded by the coding sequence ATGTCGTCGCTGCGTGAGAACGTCCGGGATCTTCGCCGCCGCGCGGGTTGGAGCCAAGAGGAGCTAGCCAACGAGGCGAACCTCTCCGTGGGTACGATCCGCAAGATCGAGCAAGGCGGGGACGCCAGGGTCGAGACCCTCCACATGATCGCGCGGGCGCTCGGTACGACTACCTCCAGCCTCTTCGCGACGGAATCCCCCGACCCCGTGCACGCGAGCGCAGGGGACGGACCGAAGCTGACGGAACTCAGGCGGGCACTTATGCCGCCTATCGGGCTGGCTGAGGTGCTTACCGAGCCAGAACAGGCGGCTGGCCTTCCGTCGATTCAGCGCGACATCGACGATTCTCACAGCCTGTACCACGCCGACCGTTACGACTCAGTGGCCAAGAAGCTGCCCGGCATCCTGCGCGCTGCCGAGGCTGCCGTCATCCTCAGCGAGGAAGGCGAAGCGCACCAGCGAGCCATCATTACTCGGGCCAGCGCCTTCCTCCTCGCCGGGAAGTACCTGACTCAGGTCCGGCGCTATGACATGGCTTATCACGCACTCTCTCAGGGAATTCGGGACGCCCGCGAGACGGGTCAGGTCCAAATTGCCGCAACTGGCGTTGTAGGAATGGGCTGGCTGCTTCTGCGGCAGGATCGCTTCGACGAGGCTGAGCGCTTGGCCACCGTCACGGCCGCGGAGGTCGAACCGCGGATCTCCAGCGCCTCCCCCGGGGAATTGGCGGTATGGGGAGAACTCCTCCAGCGCGTCGCTTCAGCCGCCATGCGCAACAACCGCCCGGACGTGGCCAGGGAGGCTCGTCGAATGACGGCCACGGCCGCAAGCGCGTTGAACGAGGAGCACGTCAACTTCCACGAGCACTGGACCACCTTCGGGCCAGTGACGGCTGAGGCAAAGGCTATTGAGGATCTCGCCCTCATCGGGGATGCGCGCGGCGTGCTACGCAGGGCTGACGAAGGACCAGTTGGACGGAAGGCAGTCAAGAGGTTCGGCCGGCCAAGCGCGAACAACTGGGATAGGCATCGTCTGGACGTCGCCTACGCTCACGCGCGACTCGGGTCACATCAGGACTCAATGGAGGAGCTGAACACCATCCTCCGCACTTCCCCTGAGTGGCTTAAGCACCAGTCAATGGCTCGCTACGTCATGCTGGACATCCTCGCCCACCGCAAGCGGACACTGACTCAGGACATGCGCCGCATGGCTGCCCACCTGGGCGTGACGGGCTAA